One Fundulus heteroclitus isolate FHET01 unplaced genomic scaffold, MU-UCD_Fhet_4.1 scaffold_47, whole genome shotgun sequence DNA segment encodes these proteins:
- the rhbdf1b gene encoding inactive rhomboid protein 1 isoform X4, producing the protein MLKVLMRTGEMRSWQSQMEVEDMDETGSRTNSFQRKKPPWLKLDIPTIQLTADDAAQASQPVKRVRSVSMPGENPHTHIAALETSNNYLKPPVERIPFMQSVKRSDTNKPTHLHESEKRVHFDRLNTVPPKGQRGARRVSTMRRRSCVPKILARRRSSIPKQIIRGTADWFGVSKDGDSSQRWRRRSLQHCSQLYGGLKAQVVDPLARGRAFRVAEEVDGLSVPPTPLTPGAASLCSFSSSRSALNRMPRRRKRESVAVMSIKAAAALMKGRTLGENAAARSRRRSFMPPSFFEEDTEDFPDELDTSFFTRDGFLEELSSYADDVFETPSEADLKQPDESALTGGALERNKLERTHLMLPLERGWRKAKDGSLVQPKVRLKQEVVSASSHRQRGQRIAVPVKKLFAREKRPYGLGMVGRLTNRTYRKRLDSFVRRQIEDMDDHRPFFTYWITFVHLLITILAVSIYGIAPIGFTQHETVDSVLRNKGVYENVKFVQQQNFWVGPSSEALIHLGAKFSPCMRQDEEIQKLIQETKAIERESGCCVRNDRSGCLQTLQEECSSTLAVWVKWPHHPSAPSLDGKPRHHGSVCHQDPRICQEPASVSPHEWSDDITQWPICTKYNSGNHTNLPHIDCSITGRPCCIGTKGRCEITSREYCDFMHGYFHEEATLCSQVACMDDVCGLLPFLNPAIPDQFSRLWLSLFLHAGVLHCLVSVLFQMTVLRDLEKLAGWLRISIIYMLSGITGNLASAIFLPYRAEVGPAGSQFGILACLFVELFQSWQILERPWRAFLKLSAISVFFFSFGLLPWIDNFAHICGFVSGFFLSFAFLPYISFGRSDMYRKRVQICGFLLVFLGLLSTLAVLFYVYPVKCEWCEYLTCVPVTDKFCEKYDLNAHL; encoded by the exons ATGTTGAAAGTTCTGATGCGGACCGGAGAGATGCGCAG CTGGCAGTCCCAGATGGAGGTGGAGGACATGGATGAGACGGGAAGCAGGACCAACAGCTTCCAGAGGAAGAAGCCACCGTGGCTCAAACTGGACATCCCGACTATCCAGCTGACGGCGGACGACGCGGCCCAGGCCTCTCAG CCTGTGAAGAGGGTGCGCAGTGTGAGCATGCCGGGagaaaatccacacacacacatcgctGCCTTGGAGACTTCCAACAACTACCTCAAGCCTCCTGTGGAGAGAATACCCTTCATGCAATCCGTAAAGAGGTCCGACACAAACAAACCGACACATCTTCATGAAAG CGAGAAACGGGTGCACTTCGACCGCCTCAACACGGTCCCTCCTAAAGGCCAGAGAGGCGCCAGGAGGGTGTCGACCATGAGAAGACGGTCCTGTGTCCCTAAAATACTGGCCAGACGGCGCTCGTCTATCCCCAAACAGATCATCAG GGGCACCGCTGACTGGTTCGGGGTGAGCAAGGACGGCGACAGCAGCCAGAGATGGAGGAGGCGGAGCCTGCAGCACTGCAGCCAGCTGTACGGGGGGCTGAAGGCCCAG GTCGTGGACCCTCTGGCTCGGGGCCGCGCCTTCCGCGTGGCTGAAGAGGTGGACGGCCTCAGCGTCCCGCCGACCCCCCTCACGCCCGGCGCCGCGTCCCTCTGCTCCTTTTCCAGCTCCCGCTCCGCCCTCAACAGGATGCCCCGGCGGCGGAAGCGGGAGTCTGTTGCTGTCATGAGCATCAAGGCTGCAGCAGCGCTGATGAAG GGTCGGACATTAGGCGAGAACGCTGCTGCCAGGAGTCGCAGACGGAGCTTCATGCCTCCCAGCTTCTTTGAGGAGGACACCGAGGATTTCCCTGATGAGCTGGACACATCCTTCTTCACCAGA GACGGCTTCCTGGAGGAATTGTCCAGTTACGCCGACGACGTCTTTGAGACGCCGTCAGAGGCCGACCTGAAGCAGCCGGATGAGAGCGCGCTCACAGGAGGCGCTCTGGAGAGGAACAAGCTGGAGAGGACTCACCTCATGCT GCCTTTAGAGCGAGGCTGGAGGAAGGCGAAGGACGGCTCTCTGGTCCAGCCTAAGGTGCGGCTGAAGCAGGAGGTGGTGAGTGCCAGCAGCCACAGGCAGCGAGGACAGAGGATCGCAGTTCCTGTGAAGAAGCTGTTTGCCCGGGAGAAGAGGCCCTACGGGCTGGGCATGGTGGGCCGGCTCACAAACCGCACCTACCGCAAGCGCCTGGACAGCTTCGTCAGGAGGCAGATAGAAGACATGGATGATCACAG GCCTTTTTTCACCTACTGGATCACGTTTGTCCATCTGCTGATCACCATCCTGGCCGTCTCCATCTACGGCATTGCTCCCATCGGCTTCACGCAACACGAGACTGTCGACTCT GTGCTGAGAAATAAGGGAGTTTATGAAAACGTTAAATTTGTGCAGCAACAGAACTTCTGGGTGGGTCCGAGCTCT GAGGCGCTGATCCATCTTGGTGCAAAGTTTTCTCCTTGCATGCGTCAGGATGAAGAGATCCAAAAATTGATTCAGGAGACGAAAGCAATAGAAAGAGAGTCGGGCTGCTGTGTTCGGAACGATCGCTCTGGTTGCCTGCAGACGTTACAGGAGGAGTGTTCG AGTACCCTGGCAGTATGGGTGAAGTGGCCTCATCACCCCAGTGCTCCATCTTTAGATGGTAAACCCCGCCACCATGGTTCAGTCTGCCATCAGGACCCCAG AATCTGTCAGGAACCGGCCTCAGTCTCGCCTCATGAGTGGTCAGATGACATCACACAGTGGCCG ATCTGCACTAAGTATAACTCTGGGAACCACACCAACCTGCCCCACATAGACTGCAGCATCACAGGCCGGCCCTGCTGCATCGGGACCAAAGGCCG ATGTGAAATCACTTCCAGAGAGTACTGTGACTTCATGCACGGATACTTTCACGAGGAGGCGACGCTCTGCTCACAG GTTGCCTGTATGGATGATGTGTGTGGCTTGCTCCCCTTCCTCAACCCAGCGATCCCAGATCAGTTCTCCCGGCTGTGGCTGTCTCTCTTTCTTCATGCCGG CGTCCTGCATTGCCTGGTGTCTGTGCTCTTCCAGATGACCGTGCTGAGGGACCTGGAGAAGCTGGCCGGCTGGCTCAGGATCTCCATCATCTACATGCTGAGCGGAATCACAGGCAACTTGGCCTCTGCCATCTTCCTTCCCTACAGAGCCGAG GTGGGTCCTGCTGGCAGCCAGTTTGGTATCCTGGCCTGTCTGTTCGTGGAGCTCTTCCAGAGCTGGCAGATCCTGGAGCGGCCGTGGCGGGCGTTCCTCAAACTGTCGGCCATCTctgtcttcttcttttccttcgGCCTGCTTCCGTGGATCGACAACTTCGCCCACATCTGTGGCTTTGTGTCGGGGTTCTTCCTGTCCTTTGCCTTCCTGCCGTACATCAG CTTCGGGCGCTCTGACATGTACCGAAAGCGAGTCCAGATCTGCGGCTTCCTGCTGGTCTTCCTGGGCCTGCTCTCCACCCTGGCCGTTCTCTTCTACGTCTACCCGGTAAAGTGCGAGTGGTGCGAGTACCTGACCTGCGTCCCGGTCACAGACAAGTTCTGTGAGAAGTACGACCTGAACGCTCACCTCTGA
- the rhbdf1b gene encoding inactive rhomboid protein 1 isoform X2, with protein sequence MLKVLMRTGEMRSWQSQMEVEDMDETGSRTNSFQRKKPPWLKLDIPTIQLTADDAAQASQPVKRVRSVSMPGENPHTHIAALETSNNYLKPPVERIPFMQSVKSEKRVHFDRLNTVPPKGQRGARRVSTMRRRSCVPKILARRRSSIPKQIIRGTADWFGVSKDGDSSQRWRRRSLQHCSQLYGGLKAQVMRDMELHSQDNLSLASTETPPPLYLPPHHHHYGMQRVVDPLARGRAFRVAEEVDGLSVPPTPLTPGAASLCSFSSSRSALNRMPRRRKRESVAVMSIKAAAALMKGRTLGENAAARSRRRSFMPPSFFEEDTEDFPDELDTSFFTRDGFLEELSSYADDVFETPSEADLKQPDESALTGGALERNKLERTHLMLPLERGWRKAKDGSLVQPKVRLKQEVVSASSHRQRGQRIAVPVKKLFAREKRPYGLGMVGRLTNRTYRKRLDSFVRRQIEDMDDHRPFFTYWITFVHLLITILAVSIYGIAPIGFTQHETVDSVLRNKGVYENVKFVQQQNFWVGPSSEALIHLGAKFSPCMRQDEEIQKLIQETKAIERESGCCVRNDRSGCLQTLQEECSSTLAVWVKWPHHPSAPSLDGKPRHHGSVCHQDPRICQEPASVSPHEWSDDITQWPICTKYNSGNHTNLPHIDCSITGRPCCIGTKGRCEITSREYCDFMHGYFHEEATLCSQVACMDDVCGLLPFLNPAIPDQFSRLWLSLFLHAGVLHCLVSVLFQMTVLRDLEKLAGWLRISIIYMLSGITGNLASAIFLPYRAEVGPAGSQFGILACLFVELFQSWQILERPWRAFLKLSAISVFFFSFGLLPWIDNFAHICGFVSGFFLSFAFLPYISFGRSDMYRKRVQICGFLLVFLGLLSTLAVLFYVYPVKCEWCEYLTCVPVTDKFCEKYDLNAHL encoded by the exons ATGTTGAAAGTTCTGATGCGGACCGGAGAGATGCGCAG CTGGCAGTCCCAGATGGAGGTGGAGGACATGGATGAGACGGGAAGCAGGACCAACAGCTTCCAGAGGAAGAAGCCACCGTGGCTCAAACTGGACATCCCGACTATCCAGCTGACGGCGGACGACGCGGCCCAGGCCTCTCAG CCTGTGAAGAGGGTGCGCAGTGTGAGCATGCCGGGagaaaatccacacacacacatcgctGCCTTGGAGACTTCCAACAACTACCTCAAGCCTCCTGTGGAGAGAATACCCTTCATGCAATCCGTAAAGAG CGAGAAACGGGTGCACTTCGACCGCCTCAACACGGTCCCTCCTAAAGGCCAGAGAGGCGCCAGGAGGGTGTCGACCATGAGAAGACGGTCCTGTGTCCCTAAAATACTGGCCAGACGGCGCTCGTCTATCCCCAAACAGATCATCAG GGGCACCGCTGACTGGTTCGGGGTGAGCAAGGACGGCGACAGCAGCCAGAGATGGAGGAGGCGGAGCCTGCAGCACTGCAGCCAGCTGTACGGGGGGCTGAAGGCCCAGGTGATGAGGGACATGGAGCTGCATAGCCAGGACAATCTGTCCCTGGCCAGCACTGAGACCCCTCCTCCCCTCTAcctccccccccaccaccatcaCTATGGGATGCAGAGG GTCGTGGACCCTCTGGCTCGGGGCCGCGCCTTCCGCGTGGCTGAAGAGGTGGACGGCCTCAGCGTCCCGCCGACCCCCCTCACGCCCGGCGCCGCGTCCCTCTGCTCCTTTTCCAGCTCCCGCTCCGCCCTCAACAGGATGCCCCGGCGGCGGAAGCGGGAGTCTGTTGCTGTCATGAGCATCAAGGCTGCAGCAGCGCTGATGAAG GGTCGGACATTAGGCGAGAACGCTGCTGCCAGGAGTCGCAGACGGAGCTTCATGCCTCCCAGCTTCTTTGAGGAGGACACCGAGGATTTCCCTGATGAGCTGGACACATCCTTCTTCACCAGA GACGGCTTCCTGGAGGAATTGTCCAGTTACGCCGACGACGTCTTTGAGACGCCGTCAGAGGCCGACCTGAAGCAGCCGGATGAGAGCGCGCTCACAGGAGGCGCTCTGGAGAGGAACAAGCTGGAGAGGACTCACCTCATGCT GCCTTTAGAGCGAGGCTGGAGGAAGGCGAAGGACGGCTCTCTGGTCCAGCCTAAGGTGCGGCTGAAGCAGGAGGTGGTGAGTGCCAGCAGCCACAGGCAGCGAGGACAGAGGATCGCAGTTCCTGTGAAGAAGCTGTTTGCCCGGGAGAAGAGGCCCTACGGGCTGGGCATGGTGGGCCGGCTCACAAACCGCACCTACCGCAAGCGCCTGGACAGCTTCGTCAGGAGGCAGATAGAAGACATGGATGATCACAG GCCTTTTTTCACCTACTGGATCACGTTTGTCCATCTGCTGATCACCATCCTGGCCGTCTCCATCTACGGCATTGCTCCCATCGGCTTCACGCAACACGAGACTGTCGACTCT GTGCTGAGAAATAAGGGAGTTTATGAAAACGTTAAATTTGTGCAGCAACAGAACTTCTGGGTGGGTCCGAGCTCT GAGGCGCTGATCCATCTTGGTGCAAAGTTTTCTCCTTGCATGCGTCAGGATGAAGAGATCCAAAAATTGATTCAGGAGACGAAAGCAATAGAAAGAGAGTCGGGCTGCTGTGTTCGGAACGATCGCTCTGGTTGCCTGCAGACGTTACAGGAGGAGTGTTCG AGTACCCTGGCAGTATGGGTGAAGTGGCCTCATCACCCCAGTGCTCCATCTTTAGATGGTAAACCCCGCCACCATGGTTCAGTCTGCCATCAGGACCCCAG AATCTGTCAGGAACCGGCCTCAGTCTCGCCTCATGAGTGGTCAGATGACATCACACAGTGGCCG ATCTGCACTAAGTATAACTCTGGGAACCACACCAACCTGCCCCACATAGACTGCAGCATCACAGGCCGGCCCTGCTGCATCGGGACCAAAGGCCG ATGTGAAATCACTTCCAGAGAGTACTGTGACTTCATGCACGGATACTTTCACGAGGAGGCGACGCTCTGCTCACAG GTTGCCTGTATGGATGATGTGTGTGGCTTGCTCCCCTTCCTCAACCCAGCGATCCCAGATCAGTTCTCCCGGCTGTGGCTGTCTCTCTTTCTTCATGCCGG CGTCCTGCATTGCCTGGTGTCTGTGCTCTTCCAGATGACCGTGCTGAGGGACCTGGAGAAGCTGGCCGGCTGGCTCAGGATCTCCATCATCTACATGCTGAGCGGAATCACAGGCAACTTGGCCTCTGCCATCTTCCTTCCCTACAGAGCCGAG GTGGGTCCTGCTGGCAGCCAGTTTGGTATCCTGGCCTGTCTGTTCGTGGAGCTCTTCCAGAGCTGGCAGATCCTGGAGCGGCCGTGGCGGGCGTTCCTCAAACTGTCGGCCATCTctgtcttcttcttttccttcgGCCTGCTTCCGTGGATCGACAACTTCGCCCACATCTGTGGCTTTGTGTCGGGGTTCTTCCTGTCCTTTGCCTTCCTGCCGTACATCAG CTTCGGGCGCTCTGACATGTACCGAAAGCGAGTCCAGATCTGCGGCTTCCTGCTGGTCTTCCTGGGCCTGCTCTCCACCCTGGCCGTTCTCTTCTACGTCTACCCGGTAAAGTGCGAGTGGTGCGAGTACCTGACCTGCGTCCCGGTCACAGACAAGTTCTGTGAGAAGTACGACCTGAACGCTCACCTCTGA
- the rhbdf1b gene encoding inactive rhomboid protein 1 isoform X1 → MLKVLMRTGEMRSWQSQMEVEDMDETGSRTNSFQRKKPPWLKLDIPTIQLTADDAAQASQPVKRVRSVSMPGENPHTHIAALETSNNYLKPPVERIPFMQSVKRSDTNKPTHLHESEKRVHFDRLNTVPPKGQRGARRVSTMRRRSCVPKILARRRSSIPKQIIRGTADWFGVSKDGDSSQRWRRRSLQHCSQLYGGLKAQVMRDMELHSQDNLSLASTETPPPLYLPPHHHHYGMQRVVDPLARGRAFRVAEEVDGLSVPPTPLTPGAASLCSFSSSRSALNRMPRRRKRESVAVMSIKAAAALMKGRTLGENAAARSRRRSFMPPSFFEEDTEDFPDELDTSFFTRDGFLEELSSYADDVFETPSEADLKQPDESALTGGALERNKLERTHLMLPLERGWRKAKDGSLVQPKVRLKQEVVSASSHRQRGQRIAVPVKKLFAREKRPYGLGMVGRLTNRTYRKRLDSFVRRQIEDMDDHRPFFTYWITFVHLLITILAVSIYGIAPIGFTQHETVDSVLRNKGVYENVKFVQQQNFWVGPSSEALIHLGAKFSPCMRQDEEIQKLIQETKAIERESGCCVRNDRSGCLQTLQEECSSTLAVWVKWPHHPSAPSLDGKPRHHGSVCHQDPRICQEPASVSPHEWSDDITQWPICTKYNSGNHTNLPHIDCSITGRPCCIGTKGRCEITSREYCDFMHGYFHEEATLCSQVACMDDVCGLLPFLNPAIPDQFSRLWLSLFLHAGVLHCLVSVLFQMTVLRDLEKLAGWLRISIIYMLSGITGNLASAIFLPYRAEVGPAGSQFGILACLFVELFQSWQILERPWRAFLKLSAISVFFFSFGLLPWIDNFAHICGFVSGFFLSFAFLPYISFGRSDMYRKRVQICGFLLVFLGLLSTLAVLFYVYPVKCEWCEYLTCVPVTDKFCEKYDLNAHL, encoded by the exons ATGTTGAAAGTTCTGATGCGGACCGGAGAGATGCGCAG CTGGCAGTCCCAGATGGAGGTGGAGGACATGGATGAGACGGGAAGCAGGACCAACAGCTTCCAGAGGAAGAAGCCACCGTGGCTCAAACTGGACATCCCGACTATCCAGCTGACGGCGGACGACGCGGCCCAGGCCTCTCAG CCTGTGAAGAGGGTGCGCAGTGTGAGCATGCCGGGagaaaatccacacacacacatcgctGCCTTGGAGACTTCCAACAACTACCTCAAGCCTCCTGTGGAGAGAATACCCTTCATGCAATCCGTAAAGAGGTCCGACACAAACAAACCGACACATCTTCATGAAAG CGAGAAACGGGTGCACTTCGACCGCCTCAACACGGTCCCTCCTAAAGGCCAGAGAGGCGCCAGGAGGGTGTCGACCATGAGAAGACGGTCCTGTGTCCCTAAAATACTGGCCAGACGGCGCTCGTCTATCCCCAAACAGATCATCAG GGGCACCGCTGACTGGTTCGGGGTGAGCAAGGACGGCGACAGCAGCCAGAGATGGAGGAGGCGGAGCCTGCAGCACTGCAGCCAGCTGTACGGGGGGCTGAAGGCCCAGGTGATGAGGGACATGGAGCTGCATAGCCAGGACAATCTGTCCCTGGCCAGCACTGAGACCCCTCCTCCCCTCTAcctccccccccaccaccatcaCTATGGGATGCAGAGG GTCGTGGACCCTCTGGCTCGGGGCCGCGCCTTCCGCGTGGCTGAAGAGGTGGACGGCCTCAGCGTCCCGCCGACCCCCCTCACGCCCGGCGCCGCGTCCCTCTGCTCCTTTTCCAGCTCCCGCTCCGCCCTCAACAGGATGCCCCGGCGGCGGAAGCGGGAGTCTGTTGCTGTCATGAGCATCAAGGCTGCAGCAGCGCTGATGAAG GGTCGGACATTAGGCGAGAACGCTGCTGCCAGGAGTCGCAGACGGAGCTTCATGCCTCCCAGCTTCTTTGAGGAGGACACCGAGGATTTCCCTGATGAGCTGGACACATCCTTCTTCACCAGA GACGGCTTCCTGGAGGAATTGTCCAGTTACGCCGACGACGTCTTTGAGACGCCGTCAGAGGCCGACCTGAAGCAGCCGGATGAGAGCGCGCTCACAGGAGGCGCTCTGGAGAGGAACAAGCTGGAGAGGACTCACCTCATGCT GCCTTTAGAGCGAGGCTGGAGGAAGGCGAAGGACGGCTCTCTGGTCCAGCCTAAGGTGCGGCTGAAGCAGGAGGTGGTGAGTGCCAGCAGCCACAGGCAGCGAGGACAGAGGATCGCAGTTCCTGTGAAGAAGCTGTTTGCCCGGGAGAAGAGGCCCTACGGGCTGGGCATGGTGGGCCGGCTCACAAACCGCACCTACCGCAAGCGCCTGGACAGCTTCGTCAGGAGGCAGATAGAAGACATGGATGATCACAG GCCTTTTTTCACCTACTGGATCACGTTTGTCCATCTGCTGATCACCATCCTGGCCGTCTCCATCTACGGCATTGCTCCCATCGGCTTCACGCAACACGAGACTGTCGACTCT GTGCTGAGAAATAAGGGAGTTTATGAAAACGTTAAATTTGTGCAGCAACAGAACTTCTGGGTGGGTCCGAGCTCT GAGGCGCTGATCCATCTTGGTGCAAAGTTTTCTCCTTGCATGCGTCAGGATGAAGAGATCCAAAAATTGATTCAGGAGACGAAAGCAATAGAAAGAGAGTCGGGCTGCTGTGTTCGGAACGATCGCTCTGGTTGCCTGCAGACGTTACAGGAGGAGTGTTCG AGTACCCTGGCAGTATGGGTGAAGTGGCCTCATCACCCCAGTGCTCCATCTTTAGATGGTAAACCCCGCCACCATGGTTCAGTCTGCCATCAGGACCCCAG AATCTGTCAGGAACCGGCCTCAGTCTCGCCTCATGAGTGGTCAGATGACATCACACAGTGGCCG ATCTGCACTAAGTATAACTCTGGGAACCACACCAACCTGCCCCACATAGACTGCAGCATCACAGGCCGGCCCTGCTGCATCGGGACCAAAGGCCG ATGTGAAATCACTTCCAGAGAGTACTGTGACTTCATGCACGGATACTTTCACGAGGAGGCGACGCTCTGCTCACAG GTTGCCTGTATGGATGATGTGTGTGGCTTGCTCCCCTTCCTCAACCCAGCGATCCCAGATCAGTTCTCCCGGCTGTGGCTGTCTCTCTTTCTTCATGCCGG CGTCCTGCATTGCCTGGTGTCTGTGCTCTTCCAGATGACCGTGCTGAGGGACCTGGAGAAGCTGGCCGGCTGGCTCAGGATCTCCATCATCTACATGCTGAGCGGAATCACAGGCAACTTGGCCTCTGCCATCTTCCTTCCCTACAGAGCCGAG GTGGGTCCTGCTGGCAGCCAGTTTGGTATCCTGGCCTGTCTGTTCGTGGAGCTCTTCCAGAGCTGGCAGATCCTGGAGCGGCCGTGGCGGGCGTTCCTCAAACTGTCGGCCATCTctgtcttcttcttttccttcgGCCTGCTTCCGTGGATCGACAACTTCGCCCACATCTGTGGCTTTGTGTCGGGGTTCTTCCTGTCCTTTGCCTTCCTGCCGTACATCAG CTTCGGGCGCTCTGACATGTACCGAAAGCGAGTCCAGATCTGCGGCTTCCTGCTGGTCTTCCTGGGCCTGCTCTCCACCCTGGCCGTTCTCTTCTACGTCTACCCGGTAAAGTGCGAGTGGTGCGAGTACCTGACCTGCGTCCCGGTCACAGACAAGTTCTGTGAGAAGTACGACCTGAACGCTCACCTCTGA
- the rhbdf1b gene encoding inactive rhomboid protein 1 isoform X3, with amino-acid sequence MEVEDMDETGSRTNSFQRKKPPWLKLDIPTIQLTADDAAQASQPVKRVRSVSMPGENPHTHIAALETSNNYLKPPVERIPFMQSVKRSDTNKPTHLHESEKRVHFDRLNTVPPKGQRGARRVSTMRRRSCVPKILARRRSSIPKQIIRGTADWFGVSKDGDSSQRWRRRSLQHCSQLYGGLKAQVMRDMELHSQDNLSLASTETPPPLYLPPHHHHYGMQRVVDPLARGRAFRVAEEVDGLSVPPTPLTPGAASLCSFSSSRSALNRMPRRRKRESVAVMSIKAAAALMKGRTLGENAAARSRRRSFMPPSFFEEDTEDFPDELDTSFFTRDGFLEELSSYADDVFETPSEADLKQPDESALTGGALERNKLERTHLMLPLERGWRKAKDGSLVQPKVRLKQEVVSASSHRQRGQRIAVPVKKLFAREKRPYGLGMVGRLTNRTYRKRLDSFVRRQIEDMDDHRPFFTYWITFVHLLITILAVSIYGIAPIGFTQHETVDSVLRNKGVYENVKFVQQQNFWVGPSSEALIHLGAKFSPCMRQDEEIQKLIQETKAIERESGCCVRNDRSGCLQTLQEECSSTLAVWVKWPHHPSAPSLDGKPRHHGSVCHQDPRICQEPASVSPHEWSDDITQWPICTKYNSGNHTNLPHIDCSITGRPCCIGTKGRCEITSREYCDFMHGYFHEEATLCSQVACMDDVCGLLPFLNPAIPDQFSRLWLSLFLHAGVLHCLVSVLFQMTVLRDLEKLAGWLRISIIYMLSGITGNLASAIFLPYRAEVGPAGSQFGILACLFVELFQSWQILERPWRAFLKLSAISVFFFSFGLLPWIDNFAHICGFVSGFFLSFAFLPYISFGRSDMYRKRVQICGFLLVFLGLLSTLAVLFYVYPVKCEWCEYLTCVPVTDKFCEKYDLNAHL; translated from the exons ATGGAGGTGGAGGACATGGATGAGACGGGAAGCAGGACCAACAGCTTCCAGAGGAAGAAGCCACCGTGGCTCAAACTGGACATCCCGACTATCCAGCTGACGGCGGACGACGCGGCCCAGGCCTCTCAG CCTGTGAAGAGGGTGCGCAGTGTGAGCATGCCGGGagaaaatccacacacacacatcgctGCCTTGGAGACTTCCAACAACTACCTCAAGCCTCCTGTGGAGAGAATACCCTTCATGCAATCCGTAAAGAGGTCCGACACAAACAAACCGACACATCTTCATGAAAG CGAGAAACGGGTGCACTTCGACCGCCTCAACACGGTCCCTCCTAAAGGCCAGAGAGGCGCCAGGAGGGTGTCGACCATGAGAAGACGGTCCTGTGTCCCTAAAATACTGGCCAGACGGCGCTCGTCTATCCCCAAACAGATCATCAG GGGCACCGCTGACTGGTTCGGGGTGAGCAAGGACGGCGACAGCAGCCAGAGATGGAGGAGGCGGAGCCTGCAGCACTGCAGCCAGCTGTACGGGGGGCTGAAGGCCCAGGTGATGAGGGACATGGAGCTGCATAGCCAGGACAATCTGTCCCTGGCCAGCACTGAGACCCCTCCTCCCCTCTAcctccccccccaccaccatcaCTATGGGATGCAGAGG GTCGTGGACCCTCTGGCTCGGGGCCGCGCCTTCCGCGTGGCTGAAGAGGTGGACGGCCTCAGCGTCCCGCCGACCCCCCTCACGCCCGGCGCCGCGTCCCTCTGCTCCTTTTCCAGCTCCCGCTCCGCCCTCAACAGGATGCCCCGGCGGCGGAAGCGGGAGTCTGTTGCTGTCATGAGCATCAAGGCTGCAGCAGCGCTGATGAAG GGTCGGACATTAGGCGAGAACGCTGCTGCCAGGAGTCGCAGACGGAGCTTCATGCCTCCCAGCTTCTTTGAGGAGGACACCGAGGATTTCCCTGATGAGCTGGACACATCCTTCTTCACCAGA GACGGCTTCCTGGAGGAATTGTCCAGTTACGCCGACGACGTCTTTGAGACGCCGTCAGAGGCCGACCTGAAGCAGCCGGATGAGAGCGCGCTCACAGGAGGCGCTCTGGAGAGGAACAAGCTGGAGAGGACTCACCTCATGCT GCCTTTAGAGCGAGGCTGGAGGAAGGCGAAGGACGGCTCTCTGGTCCAGCCTAAGGTGCGGCTGAAGCAGGAGGTGGTGAGTGCCAGCAGCCACAGGCAGCGAGGACAGAGGATCGCAGTTCCTGTGAAGAAGCTGTTTGCCCGGGAGAAGAGGCCCTACGGGCTGGGCATGGTGGGCCGGCTCACAAACCGCACCTACCGCAAGCGCCTGGACAGCTTCGTCAGGAGGCAGATAGAAGACATGGATGATCACAG GCCTTTTTTCACCTACTGGATCACGTTTGTCCATCTGCTGATCACCATCCTGGCCGTCTCCATCTACGGCATTGCTCCCATCGGCTTCACGCAACACGAGACTGTCGACTCT GTGCTGAGAAATAAGGGAGTTTATGAAAACGTTAAATTTGTGCAGCAACAGAACTTCTGGGTGGGTCCGAGCTCT GAGGCGCTGATCCATCTTGGTGCAAAGTTTTCTCCTTGCATGCGTCAGGATGAAGAGATCCAAAAATTGATTCAGGAGACGAAAGCAATAGAAAGAGAGTCGGGCTGCTGTGTTCGGAACGATCGCTCTGGTTGCCTGCAGACGTTACAGGAGGAGTGTTCG AGTACCCTGGCAGTATGGGTGAAGTGGCCTCATCACCCCAGTGCTCCATCTTTAGATGGTAAACCCCGCCACCATGGTTCAGTCTGCCATCAGGACCCCAG AATCTGTCAGGAACCGGCCTCAGTCTCGCCTCATGAGTGGTCAGATGACATCACACAGTGGCCG ATCTGCACTAAGTATAACTCTGGGAACCACACCAACCTGCCCCACATAGACTGCAGCATCACAGGCCGGCCCTGCTGCATCGGGACCAAAGGCCG ATGTGAAATCACTTCCAGAGAGTACTGTGACTTCATGCACGGATACTTTCACGAGGAGGCGACGCTCTGCTCACAG GTTGCCTGTATGGATGATGTGTGTGGCTTGCTCCCCTTCCTCAACCCAGCGATCCCAGATCAGTTCTCCCGGCTGTGGCTGTCTCTCTTTCTTCATGCCGG CGTCCTGCATTGCCTGGTGTCTGTGCTCTTCCAGATGACCGTGCTGAGGGACCTGGAGAAGCTGGCCGGCTGGCTCAGGATCTCCATCATCTACATGCTGAGCGGAATCACAGGCAACTTGGCCTCTGCCATCTTCCTTCCCTACAGAGCCGAG GTGGGTCCTGCTGGCAGCCAGTTTGGTATCCTGGCCTGTCTGTTCGTGGAGCTCTTCCAGAGCTGGCAGATCCTGGAGCGGCCGTGGCGGGCGTTCCTCAAACTGTCGGCCATCTctgtcttcttcttttccttcgGCCTGCTTCCGTGGATCGACAACTTCGCCCACATCTGTGGCTTTGTGTCGGGGTTCTTCCTGTCCTTTGCCTTCCTGCCGTACATCAG CTTCGGGCGCTCTGACATGTACCGAAAGCGAGTCCAGATCTGCGGCTTCCTGCTGGTCTTCCTGGGCCTGCTCTCCACCCTGGCCGTTCTCTTCTACGTCTACCCGGTAAAGTGCGAGTGGTGCGAGTACCTGACCTGCGTCCCGGTCACAGACAAGTTCTGTGAGAAGTACGACCTGAACGCTCACCTCTGA